A single genomic interval of Camelina sativa cultivar DH55 chromosome 11, Cs, whole genome shotgun sequence harbors:
- the LOC104724891 gene encoding beta-amylase 8-like, translating into MHTLNNTTGSQDPNLDPIPSNPDQFPNRNLNHPQTRRPRGFAATAAAASIVPTESDVHNGNIGGIGGGEGSSGGGERGKGKREREKEKERTKLRERHRRAITSRMLAGLRQYGNFPLPARADMNDVIAALAREAGWSVDADGTTYRQSHQPNHVVQYPTRSIESPLSSSTLKNCAKAALECQQHSVLRIDENLSPVSLDSVVIAENDHPGNGRYSGASPITSVGCLEANQLIQDVHSTEPRNDFTESFYVPVYAMLPVGIIDNFGQLVDPDGVRQELSYMKSLNVDGVVIDCWWGIVEGWNPQKYVWSGYRELFNLIRDFKLKLQVVMAFHEYGGNVSGNVIISLPQWVLEIGKDNPDIFFTDREGRRSFECLNWSIDKERVLHGRTGIEVYFDFMRSFRSEFDDLFVEGLIASVEIGLGASGELKYPSFPERMGWIYPGIGEFQCYDKYSQLNLQKEAKSRGFAFWGKGPENAGQYNSQPHETGFFQERGEYDSYYGRFFLNWYSQLLIGHAENVLSLANLAFEETKIIVKIPAIYWSYKTASHAAELTAGYYNPSNRDGYSPLFETLKKYSVTLKFVCPGPQMSPNEHEEALADPEGLSWQVINAAWDKQLLIGGENAITCFDREGCVRLIDIAKPRNHPDSYHFSFFTYRQPSPLVQGSTCFPDLDYFIKRMHGDVHR; encoded by the exons ATGCACACTCTGAACAACACCACCGGTTCGCAAGATCCGAATCTCGACCCAATTCCGTCGAACCCGGATCAATTCCCCAACCGAAACCTCAACCATCCACAGACTCGCCGTCCCCGCGGATTCGCCGCCACGGCTGCAGCAGCATCAATAGTTCCAACGGAAAGCGATGTACACAACGGAAACATCGGCGGAATCGGCGGTGGAGAAGGAAGCAGCGGCGgaggagagagagggaaagggaagagagaaagagagaaggagaaagagagaacgaAGCTTAGAGAAAGACATAGACGAGCAATCACAAGTAGAATGCTCGCTGGATTGAGACAGTACGGTAATTTCCCGTTACCTGCTCGAGCTGATATGAACGATGTGATCGCTGCTTTGGCTCGTGAAGCTGGTTGGAGTGTTGACGCCGACGGTACTACTTACCGACAATCACATCAACCAAACCATGTG GTTCAGTATCCGACGAGATCTATTGAGAGTCCTCTGTCTTCTAGTACTTTGAAGAACTGTGCTAAGGCTGCACTTGAATGTCAACAGCATTCAGTTCTTAGAATAGATGAGAACCTTTCTCCTGTATCTCTTGATTCCGTTGTTATCGCGGAGAATGATCATCCCGGGAATGGAAGGTATTCGGGTGCTAGTCCTATCACTTCAGTTGGATGCTTGGAAGCTAATCAG CTTATACAAGATGTTCACTCCACAGAGCCGCGTAATGACTTCACAGAGAGCTTTTATGTCCCTGTGTACGCCATGCTTCCA GTTGGGATTATTGACAACTTTGGCCAGTTGGTTGATCCTGATGGTGTAAGACAAGAATTAAGTTATATGAAGTCATTAAATGTTGATGGAGTGGTAATAGATTGTTGGTGGGGAATAGTTGAAGGTTGGAATCCTCAGAAATATGTATGGTCTGGCTATAGGGAGCTCTTTAACCTTATTAGAGACTTCAAACTTAAACTACAG GTGGTGATGGCGTTTCATGAATATGGAGGGAATGTATCTGGAAATGTGATTATCTCGTTGCCACAGTGGGTGTTAGAGATTGGGAAAGACAATCCAGACATATTTTTCACTGAtcgtgaaggaagaagaagtttcgaGTGTTTAAATTGGAGCATTGACAAGGAACGGGTATTGCATGGACGAACTGGTATAGAG gtgtattttgattttatgaGAAGCTTCCGGTCAGAGTTTGATGACTTGTTTGTGGAAGGACTAATTGCTTCAGTTGAGATTGGTCTTGGAGCTTCTGGTGAACTAAAGTACCCATCTTTCCCAGAAAGGATGGGTTGGATTTATCCCGGTATTGGTGAGTTTCAG TGTTATGACAAATATTCACAACTAAATCttcaaaaagaagcaaaatcacGAGGATTCGCTTTCTGGGGTAAAGGACCAGAGAATGCTGGTCAATACAATTCTCAGCCACATGAAACTGGCTTCTTCCAAGAGAGAGGTGAATATGACAGCTACTACGGCCGCTTCTTCTTAAATTGGTACTCGCAATTGCTTATCGGTCATGCTGAGAATGTTCTGTCTCTTGCAAATCTTGCGTTTGAGGAGACAAAGATTATTGTCAAG aTACCGGCGATTTACTGGTCTTACAAGACAGCTAGTCATGCTGCTGAATTAACTGCAGGATACTATAACCCTTCAAACCGTGATGGGTACTCTCCCCTTTTCGAAACTTTGAAGAAGTATTCTGTGACTTTGAAATTTGTGTGCCCTGGACCACAAATGTCTCCCAATGAGCATGAAGAAGCATTAGCTGATCCAGAAGGTTTAAGTTGGCAG GTGATTAATGCAGCTTGGGATAAGCAACTTCTTATTGGAGGAGAGAATGCAATTACTTGTTTCGATAGAGAAGGTTGTGTGAGATTAATCGATATAGCAAAACCAAGAAACCATCCAGATAGCTAtcacttctccttcttcacGTATCGTCAACCATCTCCTCTGGTTCAAGGATCTACGTGCTTTCCAGATTTGGACTACTTCATAAAACGCATGCACG GCGACGTACATAGATAA
- the LOC104724892 gene encoding uncharacterized protein LOC104724892 — translation MGSGRSKSCRGSSVVRGDDDIDVAQPPPSSSGGGGSRRRSKSLFCGLHSSCLASSSTSHDSDDDNNADQVCNGWMRKSHGSVSRRRMEARNQRDDSDCYDKELTDEKKSENERIELDDECGVEEEEEEEEASVSNVQMRNVSGSIPESSTPGRVFSHFKFIPGNISSRLSRASSSRSFNTTYPVSSSYRREGGITSPSESAVRLNDRVESPRIPVIDNVVRDIDAMRFGEDGSLLRSPGVVNGMDTTYAGLLDRRHVVREPSIERNVRFSRTLSVGRLRDRVLRRSSLSDFTFRASPHQGEEDTDLFSAGTAAAEDTPVTSTSILNRSASTIRRTLFGLQDHETPAPLVREGRYQGLLEHRSDFLERRRRIRSQVRALQRLGSRFENVTSHHDRSCVLSGEDQAGRRCTCRAGTTTPVTTDETNARASISRIVLLAEALFEVLDEIHQQSVVLSSQQPSVSSIGSVPAPNDVVDLLPTKLYTKSQSEDPSQCYICLVEYEEADTIRTLPCRHEFHKTCVDKWLKEIHRVCPLCRGDICRHDPSSQQH, via the exons atgggatCTGGGCGGAGCAAATCATGTCGAGGCTCGTCTGTGGTGAGAGGAGATGATGATATCGACGTGGCTCAACCTCCTCCGTCTtctagtggtggtggtgggagcAGGAGAAGATCAAAGAGTCTTTTTTGTGGTCTTCACTCTTCTTGTCTTGCTTCATCTTCTACTTCCCACGACAGTGACGATGATAATAATGCTGACCAG GTGTGTAATGGATGGATGAGGAAGAGTCATGGAAGTGTTTCACGGCGTAGAATGGAAGCAAGGAATCAAAGAGATGATTCAGATTGCTATGATAAAGAATTGACAGATGAGAAGAAATCTGAAAACGAAAGAATTGAGCTTGATGATGAGTGTGgtgttgaagaggaagaagaagaagaagaagctagtgTAAGCAATGTACAGATGAGAAATGTTAGTGGTTCCATTCCAGAATCATCTACTCCAGGTCGTGTCTTTTCGCATTTCAAATTCATTCCTGGTAACATAAGCTCTAGACTTAGCAGAGCTTCAAGCTCAAGATCCTTCAACACTACTTATCCTGTATCTTCTTCGTATCGTCGAGAAGGAGGTATTACTTCACCTTCCGAATCTGCTGTTAGGCTCAATGATAGAGTCGAGTCTCCGAGGATTCCTGTGATTGACAATGTAGTTAGGGATATTGATGCCATGAGATTTGGGGAAGATGGTAGCTTACTACGGTCTCCAGGAGTAGTTAATGGTATGGACACTACCTATGCTGGTCTTCTTGATAGAAGACATGTTGTTCGAGAACCTTCCATTGAGCGGAATGTTAGATTTAGCAGAACTCTAAGTGTTGGAAGACTCCGTGACAGAGTTCTTCGCCGATCTTCACTCTCTGATTTCACATTCCGTGCTTCTCCACATCAGGGAGAAGAAGATACTGATCTCTTCTCTGCTGGAACCGCAGCAGCAGAGGATACTCCTGTAACTTCAACGTCTATACTAAATCGTTCTGCTTCTACAATTCGAAGGACTTTATTTGGCCTTCAAGATCACGAGACACCAGCTCCTCTTGTGAGAGAAGGGAGGTATCAAGGTTTATTAGAACACAGATCAGATTTCCTTgaaaggaggaggagaataAGATCGCAG GTTCGCGCTCTTCAAAGATTAGGAAGCCGGTTTGAGAATGTCACAAGCCATCATGATAGATCTTGTGTCTTATCAGGTGAAGATCAAGCAGGTCGTCGTTGCACATGCCGTGCCGGTACTACCACACCAGTTACTACGGATGAAACAAATGCAAGAGCTAGCATCTCAAGGATAGTATTGCTAGCTGAAGCTCTCTTCGAG GTACTTGATGAAATTCATCAGCAATCTGTTGTCTTATCCTCTCAACAACCATCAGTATCATCTATAGGATCTGTTCCTGCACCTAATGACGTTGTGGATTTATTACCGACAAAACTTTATACTAAGTCACAAAGCGAGGATCCGTCACA ATGTTACATATGCCTTGTGGAGTATGAAGAAGCAGACACTATAAGGACACTTCCTTGTCGTCATGAATTCCACAAAACCTGTGTGGATAAATGGCTCAAGGAGATTCACAG AGTATGTCCGTTATGTCGAGGAGATATTTGTAGACATGATCCATCATCTCAACAACATTGA
- the LOC104771742 gene encoding pectin acetylesterase 11 yields MTRLKQLWSSVLVLAVVVIGARAVPITYLESAVAKGAVCLDGSAPAYHFDKGSGSGVNNWIVHMEGGGWCTDIATCVQRKSTMKGSSKLMNKDFGFSGILGGKQSTNPDFYNWNRIKVRYCDGSSFTGDIEAVDPANKLFFRGARVWRAVIDDLMAKGMNNAQNAILSGCSAGALAAILHCDQFKSILPKTAKVKCVSDAGYFIHGKDISGGSYIQSYYGKVVATHGSAKSLPASCTSTMKPELCFFPQYVAKALQTPLFVINAAFDSWQIKNVLAPTSVDKSKAWKTCKLDLKKCTAAQLQTVQGYRDQVLAALAPVRAATTSGLFLDSCHAHCQGGSAATWSGDKGPTVANTKMAKAVGDWFYERSTFQNIDCSSLNCNPTCPAVSTED; encoded by the exons ATGACGAGGCTCAAGCAATTGTGGTCAAGTGTTTTAGTGCTAGCCGTGGTTGTGATCGGAGCTAGAGCTGTGCCCATCACATATCTTGAATCCGCGGTGGCCAAAGGAGCTG TGTGTTTGGATGGTAGTGCACCGGCGTACCATTTCGATAAGGGATCTGGCTCAGGAGTGAACAATTGGATCGTTCATATGGAA ggAGGAGGATGGTGCACTGATATAGCTACATGCGTACAACGTAAAAGTACTATGAAGGGTTCTTCTAAGCTTATGAACAAAGACTTTGGATTCTCTGGTATCTTGGGCGGCAAGCAAAGCACCAATCCAG atttttacAATTGGAATAGAATCAAAGTTCGATATTGCGATGGTTCATCTTTCACTGGCGATATTGAAGCTGTTGATCCG GCAAATAAGCTGTTCTTCCGCGGTGCTAGGGTATGGCGTGCAGTGATCGATGATCTTATGGCTAAGGGAATGAACAACGCTCAAAAC GCAATACTTTCGGGTTGTTCAGCCGGAGCATTGGCTGCGATTTTACATTGCGACCAATTCAAGTCCATCCTCCCTAAAACAGCTAAGGTCAAATGTGTTTCTGATGCCGGTTACTTCATCCACGG TAAGGATATCAGTGGAGGATCTTACATCCAATCGTATTACGGCAAAGTTGTAGCGACCCAC GGATCTGCAAAGAGTCTGCCTGCTTCTTGCACCTCAACCATGAAGCCCGAATTG tgtttCTTCCCTCAATACGTTGCAAAGGCCTTGCAAACACCACTTTTCGTCATCAATGCTGCCTTCGATTCTTGGCAG aTCAAGAACGTTTTGGCGCCAACCTCTGTTGATAAAAGCAAAGCGTGGAAGACTTGCAAGCTTGATCTCAAGAAGTGTACGGCCGCTCAGCTTCAAACTGTTCAAG GATATAGAGACCAAGTGTTGGCTGCGTTGGCACCTGTTCGAGCAGCAACAACAAGCGGATTGTTCTTAGACTCGTGCCATGCTCATTGCCAAGGTGGAAGTGCTGCCACTTGGTCCGGCGATAAAGGTCCCACTGTCGCCAATACG AAAATGGCTAAGGCAGTTGGAGATTGGTTCTACGAGAGGAGTACGTTTCAGAACATAGATTGTTCATCGCTGAATTGCAACCCTACTTGTCCTGCAGTATCTACTGAAGACTAG